From the genome of Papaver somniferum cultivar HN1 chromosome 2, ASM357369v1, whole genome shotgun sequence, one region includes:
- the LOC113349259 gene encoding protein DETOXIFICATION 51-like gives MCNPNPKNHTTNEKPSQIQETHLYLAILSTLEDTAKFSSSSPPEKNTTRIEHHHHQNHDHDNNDDIQFYTYPKISEIIQETKSLLNLSFPIILTALILYSRSILSMFFLGRLGDTELAAGSLAIAFANITGYSVIAGLSLGMEPLCAQAFGAQRPKFLSLTLHRTIIFLLLSCIPISLLWLNISKILLFLHQDPNITRLAHTYLMFSLPDLLTNSIIHPIRIYLRSQNITHPLTLASTFGAVLHVPINLVLVSHLRLGVTGVAVASVASNFFVLLFLVSYVWFYGLHEPTWSAPTRECLTGWKPLIRLAVPSCVSVCLEWWWYEIMIVLCGLLVNPKATVASMGILIQTTSLIYVFPSSLGFAVSTRVGNELGANRPNKARVSAGVAVVLAFLMGLSAMIFAVKMRYKWAQIFTLDDEIVRLTSAALPILGLCELGNCPQTVGCGVVRGTARPSTAANVNLSAFYLVGMPIAVGLGFVLGVGFCGLWLGLLSAQICCAGLMLYVVGTTDWEVQACRSQILMRAGGCGESDLEKCKDQSEPLMVSIKVIS, from the coding sequence atgtgtaatccaaatccaaaaaacCATACAACAAATGAAAAACCATCACAAATACAAGAAACCCATTTATATCTAGCAATCTTATCAACACTAGAAGACACAGCAAAATTCTCCTCCTCATCCCCACCAGAGAAAAACACTACTAGAAtcgaacatcatcatcatcaaaatcatgatCATGATAATAATGATGATATACAATTCTACACATACCCAAAAATCTCAGAAATCATCCAAGAAAcaaaatctcttctaaatctttCATTCCCTATAATCCTAACAGCACTGATTCTATACTCACGATCAATCttatcaatgttcttcttgggcCGTTTAGGTGATACTGAACTGGCAGCAGGATCATTAGCCATAGCTTTTGCAAACATCACTGGATATTCAGTAATTGCCGGTCTGTCACTAGGAATGGAACCATTATGTGCTCAAGCTTTTGGTGCTCAACGTCCAAAATTCCTTTCTTTAACTCTTCATCGAACTAtaattttccttcttctttcttgtATACCGATATCTCTTTTATGGTTAAACATTTCGAAAATCTTGCTCTTTTTACATCAGGATCCGAATATCACACGACTAGCACATACGTATTTGATGTTTTCATTACCAGACCTGCTAACAAACTCAATCATACATCCAATCCGCATTTACCTTCGTTCGCAAAATATTACGCACCCATTGACATTAGCATCAACTTTTGGTGCGGTTCTACACGTACCCATCAATCTTGTTCTCGTTTCTCATCTCCGTCTTGGTGTCACCGGTGTCGCCGTCGCGTCCGTGGCGTCGAATTTCTTCGTGTTGCTGTTTCTTGTTTCGTATGTTTGGTTTTACGGTTTACATGAACCAACATGGTCAGCTCCGACCCGGGAATGCTTAACGGGTTGGAAACCGTTGATACGGCTGGCCGTACCGAGCTGCGTATCCGTTTGTTTGGAATGGTGGTGGTATGAGATTATGATTGTTTTGTGTGGTTTGTTGGTGAACCCTAAAGCGACAGTAGCATCAATGGGGATTTTGATACAAACAACTTCGTTGATTTATGTGTTTCCTTCTTCACTCGGGTTTGCCGTGTCGACACGTGTCGGGAACGAACTGGGTGCGAATCGTCCGAATAAAGCTAGAGTTTCAGCTGGAGTGGCAGTAGTTTTGGCATTCCTGATGGGTTTATCAGCAATGATATTTGCAGTTAAGATGAGATATAAGTGGGCCCAGATTTTCACCCTCGATGATGAAATCGTGCGGCTGACATCAGCTGCTTTACCAATCTTGGGGTTATGTGAACTTGGAAATTGTCCACAAACAGTTGGTTGTGGGGTGGTGAGAGGCACTGCACGGCCGTCCACGGCGGCGAACGTTAACTTAAGTGCATTTTATCTCGTCGGAATGCCGATTGCTGTTGGGCTTGGGTTTGTTTTAGGTGTTGGTTTTTGCGGGCTTTGGTTGGGGCTATTGTCTGCTCAAATTTGTTGTGCTGGGCTAATGTTGTATGTTGTTGGTACTACTGATTGGGAAGTACAAGCTTGCAGATCTCAGATACTGATGCGTGCTGGTGGTTGTGGAGAATCGGATTTGGAAAAGTGCAAGGATCAATCTGAACCGTTGATGGTTTCTATCAAAGTTATTTCATga
- the LOC113349258 gene encoding nuclear poly(A) polymerase 4-like — protein MGVLEVESGGSSPSVSMVKKKLGVTNPISIAGPTESDLQRSLELEKFLVDSGLYESKEEAAQREEILSQINQVVKAWVKQLTRQKGYTDQMVEDANAVLFTFGSYRLGVHGPGADIDTLCVGPSYVNREDFFIILHDILSHMEEVTELQPVPDAHVPVMKFKYSGISIDLLYASVSLLVVPEDLDISDLSVLYNVDEQTVRSLNGCRVADQILRLVPNVEHFCTTLRCLKFWAKRRGVYSNVTGFLGGVNWALLVARVCQLYPNAVPSMLVSRFFRVYTQWRWPNPVMLCAIEEDDELLIPVWDPRKNPRDRTHHMPIITPAYPCMNSSYNVSTSTLRVMMEQFEKGNKICEEVELNKAQWSALFEPYLFFETYKNYLQIDIIAADADDLLSWKGWVESRLRQLTLKIERDTVGMLQCHPYPHEYADISKQCSHSAFFMGLQRNQGVEVQEGQQFDIRGTVEEFRHSVNMYMFWKPGMDIYVSHVRRKQIPSYVFPEGYKRPRTSSRVTSHHQESEKTRECSKNGSPSERRLKRKNDVEGSPGDERPQKRASISPVRRESLSPEIGSRSGGGTCQIQRRKDAEVGHHVCERPQKGASISPQRQDSVSPIICSTSGTYQVCSAEGTMEDASTSTVGIGADVGCTFSRLENEKVSEESVQQGRIEDRTSVEPNEERMNSTPGISCASGVTCPASAVEDARRAGSGHAEKAARELSEEKVGGEPCSSSSSSSANVNTEGFVCGESNSEVLLLEDDGCINESGVILQGGLAEELKPNVVLGMVLKARGGGSAEPVQKPVIRFSLTSTA, from the exons ATGGGGGTATTGGAGGTTGAGAGTGGCGGTTCATCACCGTCTGTgtcaatggtgaagaagaagcttGGTGTTACAAATCCAATTTCAATTGCTGGTCCAACTGAATCTGATTTGCAGAGAAGCTTAGAATTGGAGAAG TTTTTGGTGGATTCTGGATTATACGAAAGTAAAGAAGAAGCTGCTCAAAGAGAAGAGATTCTGAGTCAGATCAATCAG GTTGTGAAAGCATGGGTTAAACAACTTACCCGTCAAAAAGGGTATACAGACCAGATGGTGGAAGATGCAAATGCTGTCCTATTTACTTTTGGATCATATCGTTTGGGG GTGCATGGCCCTGGAGCAGACATAGACACCTTGTGTGTTGGGCCATCCTATGTAAATCGCGAG GATTTCTTTATTATATTGCATGATATCCTGTCTCATATGGAAGAAGTTACTGAACTGCAGCCAGTTCCGGATGCACATGTTCCCGTGATGAAATTCAAATATTCTGGGATCTCAATTGATCTTCTTTATGCAAGTGTGTCCCTTCTGGTTGTTCCTGAA GATTTGGACATCTCTGATTTATCTGTGTTGTACAACGTTGATGAGCAAACTGTTCGGAGTCTGAATGGTTGCAGGGTTGCTGATCAAATTCTTCGACTTGTTCCGAATGTGGAG CATTTCTGCACGACCCTCCGATGTTTGAAGTTCTGGGCAAAAAGACGTGGTGTCTATTCAAAT GTGACTGGATTTCTCGGTGGAGTAAATTGGGCTCTTCTGGTTGCGCGCGTATGTCAGCTTTACCCTAATGCAGTCCCTAGTATGCTGGTTTCCAGATTTTTCAGGGTATATACCCAGTGGCGCTGGCCGAATCCTGTTATGTTGTGTGCAATAGAGGAGGATGATGAACTTCTGATACCTGTATGGGATCCACGTAAGAATCCTAGAGATCGAACACATCATATGCCGATTATTACCCCTGCATACCCTTGCATGAACTCCAGCTATAATGTTTCGACAAGTACGCTTCGAGTTATGATGGAGCAATTTGAGAAGGGTAACAAGATCTGTGAG GAGGTAGAGCTGAATAAAGCACAGTGGAGTGCTTTGTTTGAGCCTTACCTATTTTTTGAAACGTACAAAAATTATCTGCAAATTGACATCATTGCGGCAGATGCTGATGATTTACTTTCTTGGAAAGGCTGGGTAGAGTCCAGGTTGAGGCAATTAACTCTCAAG ATAGAGAGAGACACTGTTGGTATGTTGCAGTGCCATCCATATCCTCATGAATATGCAGACATTTCTAAACAGTGCTCGCATAGTGCATTTTTCATGGGTTTGCAGAGGAATCAAGGGGTGGAGGTTCAGGAAGGACAGCAATTTGATATTCGGGGCACAGTGGAGGAATTCAGGCATTCAGTGAACATGTACATGTTTTGGAAACCAGGAATGGACATATATGTTTCTCATGTTCGTAGAAAGCAGATTCCCTCATATGTGTTTCCAGAAGGGTACAAACGACCCCGTACATCATCTAGGGTTACAAGTCATCATCAAGAGTCTGAAAAAACAAGGGAGTGTAGCAAGAATGGTTCTCCATCAGAGAGGCGGCTCAAGAGGAAAAATGATGTTGAAGGGAGTCCAGGTGACGAGAGACCACAGAAACGTGCTTCTATTAGCCCAGTAAGGCGAGAATCTTTGTCTCCTGAAATTGGAAGTCGGTCTGGTGGTGGAACATGTCAGATCCAGAGGAGAAAGGATGCTGAAGTTGGTCACCATGTCTGCGAGAGACCACAAAAAGGTGCTTCCATTAGCCCGCAAAGGCAGGACTCTGTTTCACCTATAATTTGCTCTACTAGTGGAACTTATCAAGTCTGTTCTGCGGAGGGTACTATGGAGGATGCCTCTACAAGTACAGTCGGTATTGGTGCTGATGTTGGTTGTACTTTTAGTCGCTTGGAGAACGAAAAAGTTTCAGAGGAGTCTGTACAACAAGGTAGGATAGAAGATAGGACATCTGTTGAACCTAATGAAGAAAGAATGAACAGTACACCAGGAATTAGTTGCGCATCAGGAGTAACGTGTCCGGCTAGCGCAGTCGAGGATGCTCGACGTGCAGGTTCAGGACACGCTGAGAAAGCAGCAAGGGAATTGAGTGAGGAAAAAGTTGGAGGTGAGCCgtgcagcagtagcagcagcagcagtgctaaTGTCAATACTGAG GGTTTTGTTTGTGGTGAATCAAATTCAGAGGTATTACTTTTGGAAGATGATGGGTGCATAAATGAGAGTGGGGTGATATTACAAGGTGGCCTTGCGGAAGAATTGAAG CCAAATGTTGTGCTTGGTATGGTTCTAAAAGCTCGCGGTGGCGGTAGTGCAGAACCTGTGCAGAAACCGGTGATAAG GTTTAGTTTGACGTCCACAGCATGA